DNA sequence from the Tissierellales bacterium genome:
TCAAAAGTAAGTACTTCATTGGCCTCAGGCCTCTTAAATCTTATACTAGTTAATAATTCATTATCTTTAATTTTTTCCTTAGTCCAGTTTTTAAAATAATCTTCTAATTTTAATTCCCTGCTACCCTTTTTATTACTTAAGGTAATAACACTATTAAGGGCTATTAAAGGTGGAATAGAATCGGCAGCAGCAGAAGCATTTATAATATTTCCTCCAATAGTACCTTTATTTCTTATTTGAGGGGAACCTACTGATCTACAAGCCTTTTTAAATCCCTTTAGACCTTTCTCAAATATTGGACTTTCTACTATTTGAGTAAAAGTAGTTGCTCCCCCTATTTCAATAAAATCTTCATCTTCTTTTATATAAGAAAGTTCTTCTATATTGGAAATATCTATAAGCACATTAGGAGACTTTTTCTCATTTCTCATAGCCACAACAATATCTGTTCCTCCAGCAATTATTTCTCCCTTATCATTATATTTATCCAATAAATCTAGTACCTCATCAACTGTTTCTCCTTTAAAAACCTTATTAAAAGCCATAAACTAGTCCTCCTGTCTATTATTAGGCCATACTTTAGAAATACCGCCTTCCCTAGGGAAGGCGGTTTAAGTTTTATAAAAATTCTTTTAATATAAATATTAATGCTAAAATATAGGTTACTGGAGATACTTCTTTCCATTTACCTGTTAATGTCTTTAATATTACATAAGATACTATTCCAAATACTATACCTTCAGCTATACTATAAGCCATTGGCATCATTAATATAGTTAAAAATGCTGGTATTGCCTCTGTAAAATCATCTAGATCAACTTCTTTAATAGGACTCATCATAAAGAGACCTACTAATATTAAAGCTGGAGCAGTAGCGGAGCTAGGTACCATAATGAATAATGGCGCAAAGAATAAAGATATTGCAAACATACCAGCTGTAGTTAAAGCAGTAAGCCCTGTTCTTCCTCCCTCTGCTACACCAGAAGCACTTTCCACAAAAGTAGTTACAGTACTGGTTCCTAAACATGCACCAGATAATGTACCTACTGCATCTGACATTAATGCCTCACTTACTCTAGGAAGTTTCCCTTCTTCATCAAGCATATTTGCCTTTGAAGCAACTCCTGTCAATGTCCCAATAGTATCAAATATATCCACAAACAGGAAAGTAAATACAACTACAACCATGTCTAAAGTAAAAATATGTCCCCACTCAAATTGGAAAGCTACATGTTTTAAAGATGGCGGTAAACTTATTATTCCTCCCGCCTCTGGAAGCTGAGTAACTCCCATGGGTATTCCTATAATAGTAGTAGCAAGTATACCTATAAGTAATGCACCTTTGACTTTCTTTGCTAGTAAAACTCCCATAATAATAAGACCTATTAAGGCTAATAATACTTCAGGCGACTTAAGATTTCCTAAGTCTAATATTACCCCTTCCCCTTGTACTACTAAACCTACATTAGATAGTCCAATTAACGCTATAAACAACCCAATACCTACTGAAACTGCATGTTTTAAATTTATTGGTATACAATCAAATATAGCCTCTCTAACTTTAAAAAAGGAAAGTACTATAAAAATAATTCCTTCTATAAGTACTGCAGTTAATGCAAATTGCCAAGAATATCCCATGCCTAAGACTACTGTATAGGCAAAAAAAGCGTTAAGTCCCATGCCAGGAGCTAGTCCAAAAGGATAATTGGCATAGAAAGCCATTACTAATGTAGCTATAACAGCAGATAAGGCTGTAGCAGTAAAGACTCCCCCAACATCCATTCCTGCATCTGCAAGAATAAGTGGATTTACCGCTAAAATATAAGCCATAGTCATAAAAGTAGTAATACCTGCTAATACTTCTGTCTTAACATCAGTTCCATGTTCTTCTAGCTCAAATCTTTTTTCTAAAAACCCATGTTCAACTTCCGTTTTACTTGACATTTAAATCCCCCTTTTTTAATTGAATTATATGAAACAAAGTTATTCAATTACTGGAGAAAGTACTTTAAAATTGTTAACATCAATTAATCCTTTGTCTGTTATTTTCCATACAGGACTAGTAGATAAAGATAAGAAAGATAAATGCATAAATGGCGCATGTATTCTACACCCTAATTGATCTATTACTATACTTTCCATTTCCTTTATCTTTTCACTTACTTCATGTCCTGTTAATTCATCCGTTATAAGCCCACCTACTGGCAACCTTAGCTCTGACAATATTCTTCCTCTATTGGCAATTGCCAGACCTCCCCCTATTTCAATAACTTTGTTTACTGCCAAAGTCATATCCTTAATATTTGTACCAACTACCATTATATTATGAGTATCATGAGCAACACTTTCTGCAAAAGCCCCTTCTCTTAAACCAAAACCTTTTACAAAAGCTTTTCCAATATTACCTGTTCTTCCATACCTTTCTATACATCCAATTTGCAATAAATCTTTAGAAGTATCTGGAAGTACTTGACCATTAGAAACTCTTAATGTATCTTCTAAAGTCCCTGTTAGATTTTGATCTGGTATTACTTCAAGAGCCCTTACCCTTGCAGTATATGAGTTAGCATAAATCTCTAAATCCTTTTCTTCTATAGGATCTATTTTTACAGATTCCTTTACTGTATTCGGATAAGAATATTCTGGTATATCTATTAATAGTTCTCCTTTTGAAGCCACAAGATTACCTTCTACAAATACTCCTTCTACAGTCATTTCTTCTAAATCATCTATAACTACTATATCTGCCAATTTACTTGGTGCCAATACTCCTAAGTCTTTAAATCCAAAATATGTAGCTGGATTAATAGTTACCATTTGAATTGCTTCTACTGGGTCTACACCTTCTTTAATAGTTCTTTTTACTATTTCATTCATATGTCCTAATGTTTCTAAGTCAGCTGCCACCATATCATCTGTTGCTAATATGCATCTTCTTGAATCGAAACCTTCTTCAGTTACAGCTCTAATACATTCTCCCATATTTCTTTGAGTAGAACCTTCTCTCATAAACATATATATACCTTGTCTTAGTTTTTCCATAGCTTCTTCTTTAGTCGTAGTTTCATGACAGGAAGCTTCTCCTGCAGCAGAAATAATATGAGCAGCTAATTCTTTCCCAAATAGCTCTGGTGCATTACCATCTACTACCATACCATTAGTTTTAGCATAAACAGTAGATGCCACTAAATCAGATACAATTTCTGGTGTGTTTTTATATACATGCTTTACATTACTAAAGCCTTGTAACTCACCAATACCTATAATATTTTTATAATTTAATAAATCTTCCATATCCTTTGAATTTGTATCATATCCAGCGGTCTCCAAATCAGGACAATCTGGAGTCAATGCTGGAACTACTAAATAAACATGATTAGGAACATTTTCTATTTCATCAGCCATGGCCTTCATACCAACTGGTCCTAAAGCATTTCCTATTTCATGAGGATCTGCTATTAGTGTTGTAGTACCTGATGGAATAGACAACCTTGAAAATTCTGTTATAGTAAGCATACTACTTTCAAAATGCATATGAGAATCCATAAAGCCTGGTGACAAATATTTCCCTCTAACATCAATAACTAAAGTATCAGGACCTATTAAATCACTACAATCCCCTACTAATAAAATGTATTTATCTTTAATAGCAATATCTGCTGTATATATTTCTTTTGTAAGTACATTTATTACTTCTCCTTGATATAAAACTGTATCAGCAAATTCTTTTCCACTCATAAGGGCATCTATAAGTTTTCTATAATCTATAGCTTTTTTATAATTTAAAGGATTACCCACCAATAAGCCCCCTTTCTATTATTCTTTAATAAGTTCTTTGTGAATATCTATCTCATCAACTATACCTACTATGGATACATCAATAGGAGAATCCATCTTTCTAGCTGCAATTCGAGCAGCAGTGCCTTTGGCAAATATGACTAATTCGCCTATACCAGCACCTACTGTATCTACTGCAATTAAAGGTTCTCCTATTGGTTTTGAATCTATGCTGAGAGGCTGAGTTATCATTAATTTACTTCCTGTAAGATTTTCATCTTTTCTTGTTGCAACTACTGTTCCTATTACTTTTCCAAGATACATATTTAAAGCCCCTCCTTTTTATTCTTTAATAATTTTAATATTTAACTCTCTAGCCTTATCTTTAGCTAGTGGAGTGATAATTGAGTTTTTAGGAACTAAAAACTGAGTGTTATTTGATTGTAATTTTACTATATCCTTTTCTACAATCACTTTTTTCTCTCCTTCTATTTTGTTCCCTAAAGATTTATCAATAGTTTTATTAAAATCCTCATTAACTATTTGACTAATGTAACTTTCCTCACTAATATCTATAACACCCATACTTTTCACTTTTCCAACATAGTTTTCTATAGTGTTTTTCATCGCTTTATTCTTTATATCCATGCCTTTATGCTTTCTTACTGTATTAAAATCTATATATACAGTTTCTCCTAAAGCTAGAAAATCCCATACTATATTAGGTATTACTGTATCTAATATTCCCAAAGAAATTTTGGAAAGCGTATTTACAGTAATATTAGGAAGTATAAGCCTTGAGTGCTTTGAAACAATAGAATCTAAATCAAATAAATCTTCCTCCCTATAAAATTCTACAGGATTTAAAATATTATTAATTTGATTTAAATTTAATATTTTTTCGGCTGCAAAAGATAAGCAAATATATATAGAAATCCCATGCTTTTTTAATTTACTCAGTTCACCTAACTTTTCCTTAAGTCTCCAATCGGAGCCAGTTAAAAGTATTAAAACGTCTTCCTTATGACCTTTCATAGAAATATTTCCTTCCATTGAAGAAATAGTTTCACTTCCTTGCTTCAAGGTAGATGAGACATTTTGTAAAATACTTTTAGTTAAGTCTTGTCTATCCATTTAAAACAC
Encoded proteins:
- a CDS encoding FAD binding domain-containing protein; protein product: MAFNKVFKGETVDEVLDLLDKYNDKGEIIAGGTDIVVAMRNEKKSPNVLIDISNIEELSYIKEDEDFIEIGGATTFTQIVESPIFEKGLKGFKKACRSVGSPQIRNKGTIGGNIINASAAADSIPPLIALNSVITLSNKKGSRELKLEDYFKNWTKEKIKDNELLTSIRFKRPEANEVLTFEKLGLRKALAISRLSISIFLSLGENETIKDIRIASGALGKYPIKEVAVEEYIIGKKINEFKPEDSTPILQEEMYKRLGGRASFPYKSEAVKGPYLRALKDALNYFDEVVL
- a CDS encoding flavoprotein — encoded protein: MDRQDLTKSILQNVSSTLKQGSETISSMEGNISMKGHKEDVLILLTGSDWRLKEKLGELSKLKKHGISIYICLSFAAEKILNLNQINNILNPVEFYREEDLFDLDSIVSKHSRLILPNITVNTLSKISLGILDTVIPNIVWDFLALGETVYIDFNTVRKHKGMDIKNKAMKNTIENYVGKVKSMGVIDISEESYISQIVNEDFNKTIDKSLGNKIEGEKKVIVEKDIVKLQSNNTQFLVPKNSIITPLAKDKARELNIKIIKE
- the ade gene encoding adenine deaminase; the encoded protein is MGNPLNYKKAIDYRKLIDALMSGKEFADTVLYQGEVINVLTKEIYTADIAIKDKYILLVGDCSDLIGPDTLVIDVRGKYLSPGFMDSHMHFESSMLTITEFSRLSIPSGTTTLIADPHEIGNALGPVGMKAMADEIENVPNHVYLVVPALTPDCPDLETAGYDTNSKDMEDLLNYKNIIGIGELQGFSNVKHVYKNTPEIVSDLVASTVYAKTNGMVVDGNAPELFGKELAAHIISAAGEASCHETTTKEEAMEKLRQGIYMFMREGSTQRNMGECIRAVTEEGFDSRRCILATDDMVAADLETLGHMNEIVKRTIKEGVDPVEAIQMVTINPATYFGFKDLGVLAPSKLADIVVIDDLEEMTVEGVFVEGNLVASKGELLIDIPEYSYPNTVKESVKIDPIEEKDLEIYANSYTARVRALEVIPDQNLTGTLEDTLRVSNGQVLPDTSKDLLQIGCIERYGRTGNIGKAFVKGFGLREGAFAESVAHDTHNIMVVGTNIKDMTLAVNKVIEIGGGLAIANRGRILSELRLPVGGLITDELTGHEVSEKIKEMESIVIDQLGCRIHAPFMHLSFLSLSTSPVWKITDKGLIDVNNFKVLSPVIE
- a CDS encoding EutN/CcmL family microcompartment protein; the protein is MYLGKVIGTVVATRKDENLTGSKLMITQPLSIDSKPIGEPLIAVDTVGAGIGELVIFAKGTAARIAARKMDSPIDVSIVGIVDEIDIHKELIKE
- a CDS encoding NCS2 family permease is translated as MSSKTEVEHGFLEKRFELEEHGTDVKTEVLAGITTFMTMAYILAVNPLILADAGMDVGGVFTATALSAVIATLVMAFYANYPFGLAPGMGLNAFFAYTVVLGMGYSWQFALTAVLIEGIIFIVLSFFKVREAIFDCIPINLKHAVSVGIGLFIALIGLSNVGLVVQGEGVILDLGNLKSPEVLLALIGLIIMGVLLAKKVKGALLIGILATTIIGIPMGVTQLPEAGGIISLPPSLKHVAFQFEWGHIFTLDMVVVVFTFLFVDIFDTIGTLTGVASKANMLDEEGKLPRVSEALMSDAVGTLSGACLGTSTVTTFVESASGVAEGGRTGLTALTTAGMFAISLFFAPLFIMVPSSATAPALILVGLFMMSPIKEVDLDDFTEAIPAFLTILMMPMAYSIAEGIVFGIVSYVILKTLTGKWKEVSPVTYILALIFILKEFL